A stretch of Henckelia pumila isolate YLH828 chromosome 4, ASM3356847v2, whole genome shotgun sequence DNA encodes these proteins:
- the LOC140866399 gene encoding protein CUP-SHAPED COTYLEDON 2 → MDDFRAFHESHHESHLPPGFRFHPLDEELITYYLLKKVLDCNFTSRAIAEVDLNKCEPWHLPGRAKLGEKEWYFFSLRDRKYPTGLRTNRATEAGYWKATGKDREIYSSKTCSLVGMKKTLVFYLGRAPKGEKSNWVMHEYRLEGKLAYHYLSRNSKDEWVISRVFQKSGAAGGGGGGGGGKKRPAIQVNPEVSSPSSVSLPPLLELSATSTDHDSCSYNGADGKSKEHVPCFSTTAPPSFNHNSLFEFPPPPPLNSSLMHDLCSSSSTPHFPPRHGLGASAFPSLRALQENLQLPHLFSGIAAPSMLGGGGGVDPTSGYVSLSQFAPPQNQKIGATELDCMWSF, encoded by the exons ATGGATGATTTCCGGGCCTTCCATGAAAGCCACCATGAATCGCATTTGCCTCCGGGGTTCAGATTTCACCCGCTTGATGAAGAGCTGATAACGTACTACTTGTTGAAGAAGGTGCTCGACTGCAATTTCACCAGCAGAGCCATTGCTGAAGTTGATCTCAACAAGTGCGAGCCGTGGCATCTCCCCG GGAGAGCGAAGTTGGGAGAGAAAGAATGGTACTTTTTCAGCCTACGTGACCGCAAGTACCCGACCGGGTTGAGGACCAACCGGGCTACAGAAGCCGGATACTGGAAAGCCACTGGAAAAGACCGGGAAATCTACAGTTCCAAGACTTGCTCGCTCGTGGGCATGaagaaaaccctagttttctacTTGGGCAGGGCTCCTAAAGGGGAGAAAAGCAACTGGGTCATGCATGAATATCGTCTCGAAGGGAAGCTTGCGTATCATTATCTATCTAGAAACTCCAAA GATGAGTGGGTGATTTCGAGGGTTTTTCAGAAGAGTGGCGCCGCCggaggcggcggcggcggaggcGGAGGAAAGAAGAGGCCCGCCATTCAAGTGAATCCAGAAGTCAGCTCCCCGTCTTCCGTTTCGCTGCCGCCGCTGCTCGAACTGTCGGCGACCTCTACCGACCACGACAGCTGCTCCTACAATGGCGCCGACGGCAAATCGAAGGAGCACGTGCCCTGTTTCTCCACCACCGCACCGCCGAGTTTCAACCACAATTCCCTCTTCGAGTTCCCGCCGCCTCCGCCGCTTAACTCATCACTCATGCATGATCTGTGTTCTTCGTCTTCTACTCCCCATTTTCCTCCGAGGCACGGCCTCGGAGCTTCCGCATTTCCGAGCCTGAGGGCCCTTCAAGAAAACCTTCAGCTGCCTCACTTGTTCTCCGGCATTGCTGCACCGTCCATGcttggcggcggcggcggcgttGATCCGACTTCTGGATATGTGTCTCTTTCCCAATTTGCTCCGCCGCAGAATCAGAAGATTGGCGCCACAGAGCTCGATTGCATGTGGAGTTTTTAA